In Candidatus Electrothrix scaldis, the genomic window CGAGATATTTCATGATGGGCCAAGAGTGGATGACATTGAAGAAAAAGCAACGGTTGCAAGAGACCTGCTCGCCCCTGTAATCAGGAAATGCCTCCACAAAATGGCAACAACCGACATGGGGTGATATTGCACGATGAAAAAAATTCCTAAAATAAACGGACTAGTGCAAAAAAACCGCAACCTTCTCAGAACATTCTCTGTCATCCCTCTGGCTGGCTGGCTCCTCGGCGCGCTGGTGGCAGCCTTACTGGAATATTATTTTGGCGATACAATTTCTTACCAGCTCTATCTTCCCAAGATACCTGTCCTCTTCGGCACCCTGATTATATTGAAGGACCCCGCACTGATTCCATCGGTCCTGGGGTATGACCTGATCATTTATATACTCCCGATTCTCCTGGTCGGACGTTTATCCGCCGGGATAAGCAATAAACTTGCAGAGCTGCTGACCCGGCTCCCTGTCTGGGCCGCCACCCTGCTGCATCTGACTGCCTTTTACGGCATCCTCCATCTCTGGGCCGGGATCAGTGATTACCGGGTCCTGGTGGTCAAGCTGACCATGATTGCCATTATCCTGACCATCAGCCTCAATATTATTAATGGGTACCAGGGCGAATTTTCCTGTTCCCATCCAGGCTTTATGGCCTTGGGCGCCTATACCTCCTCTACCCTGAGCCTCTGGCTCTTTGCCGATGACAAGCTGTTCGGCCCGGCCTTGCTCAACCCGTCGTTAGGGCCTTGGCTCTTCCCCCTGATTCTTATTGCCGGGGGCGCGACCGCAGCAATTGGCTCGCTCATTGTTGCCATCCCCTCTTTCCGTACCCGAGGTGATTATCTGGCCATCATTTCCCTGGCCTTTATGTTCATTGTCAAAAGCGCTATTGAAAACCTGGAAGTCATTGGTGGGCCACGTGGCATGAGCAGTCAGCCAGCCTACTCCTCCCTGCCCGTGGTATTCATCTGGACCATCCTCTGCATCTGGATCATCCATAACTTCACCACCTCCATCATGGGCAAGGCCCTCAATGCCGTGCGCGATAACGAGGCGGCTGCCGACTCCATGACCGTCAACACCCGCAAAACCAAGATGACCGCCTTTATGTTCGGCGCCTTCTGGGCCGGGGTGGCGGGCGGCCTGTTCGCCCATGTGTACAGCTTCATCAGTCCGGGAGGCTTCGGCATCAGGAATCTGGCAGAAATGCTGGCAATGGTCTATTTCGGAGGACTCAACTCCATAGTCGGCTCCATTGTCGGCGCCGTTAGCATCAATGTGCTCAGCGAGGCCCTTCGTCCCCTGGAACTCTTTAAATGGATCATCATTCCCTTGATCCTCATCCTCATTATGATCTTCCGGCCCCACGGCTTGATCTCCTTTACCGAGCTAAATGTGCGAAAACTGATGCGGCCTGGAGGCATTTCTGGAAAAGACTAAGTAACTATATTCTATTCCCCCACAGGACGCCGTATCCGTCGCTGCCTTAGCAGCACGAAACCACTATACTTTACTCTGTAAACCTGAGTAAAAAAGGAGAGAACATTGGCATCTCTTGATCAAGCAAAAACCATAATTGGCTGTGAAGAATGGTGCGCCTTCCCGGAGTTGATGATTCCAGCGCTCAAAGCCCGCATTGACTCGGGAGCCAAGACCTCTTCCATCCATGCTTTTAACATTCAACCCTTTAAGAGGCATGGGCAGTCCTGGGTAAGCTTTGAGGTCCACCCTATCCAGAATAACCGCCGTATTGTTATCCGCTGCGAAAGGCCGGTGGTTGATCGCCGCTCGGTCAAGAGCTCCAGCGGACTTGCGGAGACACGCTATGTTATTGCGGCCACCATGAAGCTGGGAGAGGAGGTCTGGGAGATCGAGCTGACTCTTGCTAACCGCGATTCTATGGGCTATCGCATGCTGCTGGGGCGGGAGGCTATGGGCAAGCGCCTTATCATTGACCCATCGCAACGCTTCTGCCTGGGAAGAATTTCACCCAAGCGCGTCCTTGCCTTGTACGAGAAGGCAGAACCCAAGAAAAGCGGCCTCAAGATCGCCTTAGTGGCAAGCAATATTGATCTGTACAGCAACCAGCGCATCCTGGAGGCCGGGGAAGAACGCGGGCACGAGATGGAGTTTCTCGATATCAAGCAATGCTATATGAAGCTTGATGCCAAGGAGCCGGAAGTGCATTATCGAGGCGGCAAATCGCTCAACGATCTTGATGCCGTGGTCACCAGGATTAAACCCAGCATGACCTTTTACGGTTGTGCGCTGGCCCGCCAGTTCGAGAGCATGCAGGTCTACACGGTCAACTCCTCAGACTCCATTGCCCAATCCCGGGACAAGCTCTTTTCCCTCCAGCTGATGCTGAAAAGCGGTGTCGATATTCCAACCACGGGCTTTGCCAACTCGCCCATGGACACCAAAGATCTTATCGAGATGGTGGGCGGCGCGCCACTGATCGTCAAACTTCTGGAAGGAACCCAAGGGCGGGGAGTGGTGCTGGCCGAGACCAGGAAGGCAGCGGAAAGTGTCATAAATGCCTTTAAGGCACTACGCGCCAACCTCTTGGTGCAGGAATTTATTAAAGAAGCAGGAGGCAAAGACCTGCGCTGCTTTGTCATTGATGGCAAGGTGGTGGCTTCAATACAGCGTACTGCCGCACCAGGAGAATTCCGGGCCAATCTCCATCAAGGAGGATCTGCCAACGTTGTGAAGATTACCCCGGCAGAACGGAAGCTGGCTGTTACCGCAGCCAAGGTACTTGGTCTCACCTTTGCAGGGGTGGATATCATCCGCTCTGAGAACGGGCCGCTCCTTCTGGAGGTAAACTCCTCACCTGGCCTGGAAGGAATAGAGACCGCCACAGGCAAGGATGTTGCTGGAATGATGATCGCCTCTATAGAAAAGAAGCTGGGATGGAAACGGGAGTTAGCAACAGCAACAGCAGCGACTCCTCCTGCACCTCCTCCTACCGATGAAGCATTACCATAATCTTCTCTTACAACACGCCATCTTGCCAACCTAAAACGTGCAGTCGTAGAGATGCACCGTGTGAAGCCCCCGGCGCCAATGTGGCGCCACCCCCTCAACCTTGCACCTACAAAGTATCCCTATTGCCAGCCCCTTTCTCCCAAGCATTTATCATTGACAAAGCACCTACCCTCTCCTACCATACCCATATCTGTTTGATTTAAGGCAATGCCATGCAGTTTATCCTTTCGCAAAGAGAACCTCTATGCTTATAAGCAGACAATCGCAGACACAAAGAGCACAGTATTCCGCATTACAGCTTCACAAGTTCACATAATAGATCACGCTTCTCATGAAAAAAAAATGTACCATCAGTACCAAAGTTTTTTGGCTTGCAGTGACCATCACCGTAATATCAACTGCCGTCCACGGTTTTATAGCCTATCACGAACAACACAAGGAGTTTATCAATGGTGTACATGAAAAGCTTTCTACAGCGGCTTGGGCACTCCCCAGCATGCTTCCTGTCGATGCAATTCACGATAAAATAAAAGGGCCAGATTCCATCTCACCAGAGGAACATCTGAAATATCTCACTACCCTCAGTAAGTACACCAAAAAAATTAAAATCGCCTATCTCTACACCTACATAAAATTTGATGATGCCTTTAGGGTTGCAACCACGAATGCAACGCCCACGGAGCTAAAAAACGGAGAAGAAACAGCCTTCTTTACAAAATACCAGAAAGTCCCGAAAGAAATGCAGGATGCCTGGAAAACCCAAACGATTCAATACGGTGAGTATGGCGATGAATGGGGACATTTCCTCTCTATCTTCGTGCCCATGCAGACAAAATCCGGCACTCCTTATATTATTGGCGCAGATGTTTCCCTTGACTTTGTTTCCGGGAAGCTCGCCCAAGCCCTGCTCTTTCACACAGGAATAGGTCTCTGCTTCATCTTTATTATTTTGCTCCTCTGCTGGTCAGTTGTTCACAAGTATATAAGCCCTATTGGAAAGCTTGCTGCCTTTACCAAGGAACTGGCCAGCACAGACTTCCAACTTTCAGAGGAAAAACGAGAGGAACTCACCTTTATCAAAGAACAATACACCGATGAGGTAGGCCAGCTTGCCGAAGCTTTTTTAGAGATGCAGGGCAAGCTCACAGAATATATCCATAACCTCCAGGAAACCACTGCTGCCAAGGAACGCATTGAAAGCGAACTCCGTATTGCCAACAGCATCCAGATGAGCTTCCTCAACAAACAATTCCCTCCCTTTCCTGAACGCCATGAATTTGACCTCTATGCAATTCTGGTCCCAGCCAGAGAGGTTGGAGGTGACCTGTACGATTTCTGCCTCCTGGATGAAGATCATCTCTTGTTCTACATAGGAGATGTGGCTGGCAAAGGGGTACCAGCAGCCCTTTTTATGGCCGTGACCATGACCCTGATGCATGATACCGCAAAAACCGATTACACATCAGTGGCAGACCCGGCAGATATACTCAAAAAAGTAAACATAAGCCTCTGTAGAAAGAACGAAAGCCTCCTCTTTGTGACCCTCACCTGCTTTATCCTTAACCTCAAAACCGGCATGCTGACCTACTCCAATGCAGGACATAATCCTCCAGTGGTCCTCAGAAACGACGGAAGCACCGAATGGATGGAACTCCCCAAGGGGCTCGTGCTCGGCATCATGCCAGAGGCCACCTTTAGCAGCAAAACCTTTCAACTCCATCCCGGCGACAAGATCGTGCTGGAAACCGATGGGGTGACTGAGGCCATGAGCCCTGAAGAAACGCTCTATTCATCAGAGCGCTTCATCGAGACGATCAGCGTTCAGCACGGAAGGACGGCTGAAGAGATCTCCAAGGCCATCATGCGCAGCGTTACTGAGCACGCAAACGGTGCGCCCCCATCTGATGACCTCACCATTATGTCCCTGGAATACAGAGGCGGACTCCTCTAATACACGCATCAAAAAATTTATCTACCTACCTTATGGGACTTGACAACTTTGCCTGGAGTTTTGCCGACTTTATCTTTAATGGTTGCTTTCCCTCGCGTCTACATGACCAACTCGCGGGCGAGCTGGTCAAGGCACGCCTCATGAAGGCCTCAAGACGCTTTGACGAAGCCCTTGAGGTTATCGATAAAACGCTCCAGAGAATGCCCAAGTACCCGGAAGCGCTTTTCCTGAAGGCACAGATACTCTGGGAAGGCTATGCCGATTATTCAGGGGCAAAAGCCTGCCTGGAAAAAGTCCTTCGGATAAAGAAAATGCGGAACGAAAAGGACGAGACCATCCGCCGCTGGTCTGAGCACATGCTCAAGGAAATGCGGGAGGAACGGCGGGCGCAACGCAGGAGAGTGGAGAAGGATAAGCGGCAGGGGTAGGATGCATCACGGGGAGGGGAAAACAGAGGGCGCAACAGATACTATCGGATGATCCGGGCCAATATGCCCGAGTGGTTGATTGCCTGCATTGGTGCTGATCCAATGCAGGCATTTGTATATTACGACTACATGGTCGCGTACTCATCAAGAGCAGAGTCAGGTTTCTCTCCTCACGAGTGTCAGCGTTCTATCCTGACGAGTGTCAGCGTCCGATCCTGACGAGTGTCAGCGTCCGATCCTGACGAGTGTCAGCGTCCGATCCTCACGAGTGTCAGCGTTTGATCAACTGCAGGCATTCGTTCCAATCAAATGCAGGCATTCGGTCCAATCAACTGCATGCATTCGATCCGATTAAATGCATGCAGTTGTATGTTACGAATGCGTGGTTTCGTGTGCAGGGAAAGCGGTGGGGTGGGAGGAGCTTTGTCCTGGCCGGGGCAAAGGTTATGGGGTGGGCTTGGCCTTGTTGCGCTCCAGCACCCTCTCAGCTATATCAAGATAACCTTGTAGATGGGGAGCTTTTTTACAGAGGGGAATAAGGATATCCCGTGCTTCCTGGGCATAGTCAACCGATTTTGCTTGATCAGGAACAAAATAGAGGTGAAAAATGGTCAAATCGATCAACACCTGTATCACATCCGGGAGAAAGTCCTTTGGGTTATCTTTGGCAAGGGTACGGTAAAGCATCAAGGCTTCTTCGTATTCATTCATGGCTAGGTCAAAAGATTTAGTTGCACAGTGTAACCAAGCAAAATTATCTAGAGTCACTGCAACAAAAACGAGAAAAACCTCAGGCTTGGCCTTAGCAAGATTACGGTACACTTTCAGTGCTTCATCGTATTCTTTCATGGCCGAATCGAAAAACTTGGTTTCTTTGTGTAGATTAGCGATATTGTTCAGGTTCATTGCCACGTCCGGAAGAAATATTTCTGGTTCGGTTTGAGCAAAGCTACGGTTGATTTTCAATGCTTCCTCATATTCCTGCAAGGCAAGGTTGTATTCTTGGATTTCCTTATGCAGGACGGCCAGATTATTCAGGGTGTCTGCCACCTTGGGGCGAAAGACTTTCGGGTCCGCCTCAGCCTTGCTGCGGTACAGCAGCAGGGCTTCCTGCAAGAGCGGTTCGGCCCTGCTGAAGACGTTCTGTTTCTGAAGAAAATCTGCGTATCCAACCAGTACATCGGCTGTCCGTGCCGTTGCCAGGGCCTGCTCAAACCAGTGCTCTGTCCGCCGCACCCTGTCCTCTCCCTCTGCCAGCGGATTGAGCAGGGACAACCGGGCCTTGAGCAGGAACTCGTTGGCCCGCCCCGCCAAATCCTCGCGCACTGCTGCCAGCCGGTCCGCTGCTGCCTGTTCTTCCAGCTTCAGCCGCTCCACATCCTGCTGAATCTCCCCGGCCTTGAGCACGGCATCGGCCTCCCGGAACTCGCCCTTGTCAAAATGGGCCTTGGCCCTGCGCAGCCGCTCATTATCAATGGGAATCCGGGTGAACATCTCATGGAGGCGGAACACATCTTCCTTGAAGTCCTCCAAGTCCTTTTTCAGTTTCTTGACCTTGGCGGCCTGCTTCAGGCGCAGCTCAATTTTGTCTTGGGGAAGGACTGCCAGCATCTCTTCCGCATCCTTGAGTTCCTGCACAAGCTGCTTGTAATCCTCAGAACCGCTCAGGTTCGGATTGATGATCTTGTCCCGCCCTACAATATCGCCTGTGCCGCTATGCGTCTGGTGAATGGAGTTGTCATTGCTGACGTTCTTGTCCCGCCCGACATTGTCCCCGCTGCCGCTGTGGGTCTGCTGAACCGAGCTGTCAGGTGGCGGGTGACCCGAGTCATTCCCCTCAGGCCAGAAGAGACTGATACCAGCTCCTATCACCGCCACCGCAACCCCACTAAACAACCACTCCTTATTCTCTTTGATCCAAGCAAGCATATTGTTTATCCTTTGCATTCCCCACTCCTCCGCTCATCCTGCCGTAGGGGCGAACCTATGTGTTCGCCCTGTAATTACGGGCAGACACGCAGGTCTGCCCCTACAAAACCTCCTGTCATCCTTCTGTTACGCTGAGCCCGGAACAGGATACCAGCTCCGGCAGGGAGGGGCAAGATCGTATCAATCGTATAAGGGAGAACAGGGAGCGGAGTGGACGGACAGAAGCTGTCTATCAGTCCCTTCGAGTAAAATAATGTAAAAAAATCCTCGCAATAATACACCAACGGGTATAATGCAATAACGTGAACCTGGCTCAACGCATAACGCATCGCGAAAAAACAAAGGAGGAGACCCCATGCAGCAAGAGCTACGCCCGGATTTTTCCCTGCCCGGAGAAAAGGAAATCTTCAAGGACATGATCAAACTCACCATCAATATGATGGAGGAGTCGCAAGATGGATGCCCGCTCCGGGTACAGCACGCCAAGGCGGCAGCCTGCCTGACCGCCTCCTTTGAAATTGCCTCCAACATTCCGGCTGATCTTCGCCACGGGGTTTTCAGCCAACCGGATAAGGTATTTGAGGCCATTGTCCGCTTTTCCACAGCCCAGGGAACCATTGAGCCTGACACTGATCCCACAGCACGGGGGCTGGCTATCAAGCTGCTTGATGTTGCCGGAGATCGGGCAATGGAGAACGACACCGACCGAAGCCAGGACTTCCTCTTTGTTGATCATCCGGTCTTTCCCTTTCCTACCCCCAAAGAATACAAAGAAATTATAAAATGCAAAAGCTTCCCACTGATTGGGGACTTCTTTGCTTTGGCTCATCTCCTGATCTTTGACCCGGACCAGTTGAAAATTATTCAGGAGATCCGAAAAAAGACTGTAGCTAATCCCCTTCAAATCACCTACTGGAGCGGCTCGCCCTATTGGCTGGGTAATGCAGCCAGCACAAGCGGCCAGGCTGTAAAGTACTCGGTTATTCCGTCTGCCTTGCCTGCTCCCGGCACAGCCCCTGCTCATCTGGACAAACTCCCTGACGACTACCTGCGCGAGGCCATTGCCGAACAGCTGGCACAAGAGGAAGTGCTCTTTGACTTCACGGTCCAACGACAAAGTGATCCAGAGCAAATGCCCATTGAAGACACCTCGGTCCCTTGGGATGAACAGCAATCAGTCCCTGTCAAACTGGCTACATTACGTATCAAAAAGCAAAAGGTCAGCAAGGACTCTGCCTTGGAAAGGCACTGCGAAGCCATGTCCTTCAATCCCTGGCACGCCCTGAAAGAGCATCGTCCGCTGGGTGGAATTAACCGGCTGCGCAAGGCAGTGTATGAGGCCAGCTTCACAGAACGTACACGGCGAGCATCTGCCTGAACCATGAACAAAAAATTCAACACCACCGGCCCCTGCCTTCAGGAACGCCATTACATGCTCCCGCCAGAGCAGCGCCTTGCAGAGGTACGGGACCTGATTGATGATCATGCCTTTTTCGTGATCCACGCCCCCCGGCAGACCGGCAAAACCACCCTGCTGCGCAACCTCTCCCGCCAGCTGACCGAGGAAGGGCGGTATGCAGCCATGACAATCTCGCTGGAAAGCCTTACTCTGCCTGACGTTGACAAAATGGTGCCGCAACTCCTGGATAAGCTGGAATATGATGCCCGCTTTCAGTTGCCGACGGAGCTGGCTCCTCCATCCTCTGATACCTTTACGTCTCAGGCTTCTGTCTCTCTGAGAAAATATCTTTCTGTCTGGAGCAGTAACATCGACCGCTCTCTGGTACTCTTTTTTGACGAGATTGATTCCCTGCCTGGTGCTGTCCTGCTTTCCCTTCTCCGCCAGCTTCGGGACGGCTACTGCTCCCGCCCAGCCCCGTTCCCGCAGAGTATCGCCCTGGTCGGGCTGAAAGATGTGCGTGATTACAAGATTAGTCTCCGGCAAGATGCAGAGAGTCTGGGCACAGCCAGTCCCTTTAATATCAAGGCACGGTCCCTGACCATGCGCAATTTCAATCAGGAAGAAGTACATGCCCTGCTTGCTCAGCATACCCAGGCAACCGGCCAGGCCTTTACACCGGAGGCGGCAACGGAAATCTTTCGCCTGACCCAGGGCCAGCCCTGGCTGACCAATGCCTTGGCCGCCCAGCTGGTCACGGATTACGACGCCTTAGTCAAAGACCGTTCCTGCCCGGTCACTAAGGAAATTGTGGGTAAGGCACGGGAAATTCTTATTGAACGGCGGGACACCCATCTGGACAGCCTGACGGACAAACTGCGGGAGAAACGGGTCCGAGCGGTCATCGAACCCATCATGGTGGGCAAGGCTGAGTTTGACCAGGCCTTTAACGATGATTTTGTCTATGCCAAGAACCTTGGCCTGGTCTCTGATGCCCGAGGCAGGCTGGAGATCGCCAATCCCATCTATCAGGAGATTATCCCCAGGGTCTTGACTTATCCGGTCCAGATGGCAATCCCTGATGAACCGGCCTGGTTTGTCGCAGAAGACGGCACCCTGGACATCATGAAACTTATCAAAGGCTTTATCCGTTTCTGGCAACGGAACGGTGAGGTATTACTGCGTGGCATGCCGTACCACGAGGCCGCCCCCCATCTTGTCTTTATGGCCTATCTCCAACGGGTCATCAACTCCGGCGGCTCTATTGAACGGGAATTCGCCATTGGCACGGGCCGGGCCGACTTGGTGATTGACTTCAAGGGCCGACAGGACATCATTGAGCTCAAGCTGCTGCGTGGATCCTACACCCGCCCGGAAGGCGTGGAGCAGGTTGCTCGCTATGCCACCCGGCTTTATCGGGATCGCGGCTATCTGATTATCTTTGATCCTACGGCAGAACGCCCCTGGGAGGAACGCGGACGAGTGGAAACAGAACTCTGTGATGGAGTTACAGTGATTGTGCTGGAGGCATAGATTACTCCGGCTTGAAAAAGCGCAGCCGATTAGCATTAGAGACCACAGTCACGGAGGACAGGGCCATCGCTGCCGAGGCAAACATAGGCGGGAGCAACCAGCCGGTAAAAGGAAAGAACAGGCCTGCTGCCAGTGGAATCCCCAGGACATTATAGATAAAGGCCCCGAACAGGTTCTGCTTAATATTCCCCAGGGTGGCTCTGGAGATCCCCACAGCCACCGACACCAGGGCCAGCGAATCACCAGCCAAGGTGATATCCCCGTTATCAATGGCCACATCGGTTCCTGAACCAATGGCAAAACCGGTATCTGCCTGGGCCAGAGCCGGAGCATCATTCACCCCATCCCCTGCCATGCCGACCTTGTATCCCTTTGCCTGGAGATCCTGCACCACCTGAAGCTTTTCCTGGGGCAGCATCTCTGCATGGACCTCCTTGATCCCCAACTCTGCTGCCACGGCCTCTGCTGCGGCCCGACTGTCCCCGGTACACATCACCACAGTGATGCCCTGAGCCTGTAATTTCCGCACAGCCGCCGCAGAATCAGCACGGACAGGATCACGCAGGA contains:
- a CDS encoding branched-chain amino acid ABC transporter permease; protein product: MKKIPKINGLVQKNRNLLRTFSVIPLAGWLLGALVAALLEYYFGDTISYQLYLPKIPVLFGTLIILKDPALIPSVLGYDLIIYILPILLVGRLSAGISNKLAELLTRLPVWAATLLHLTAFYGILHLWAGISDYRVLVVKLTMIAIILTISLNIINGYQGEFSCSHPGFMALGAYTSSTLSLWLFADDKLFGPALLNPSLGPWLFPLILIAGGATAAIGSLIVAIPSFRTRGDYLAIISLAFMFIVKSAIENLEVIGGPRGMSSQPAYSSLPVVFIWTILCIWIIHNFTTSIMGKALNAVRDNEAAADSMTVNTRKTKMTAFMFGAFWAGVAGGLFAHVYSFISPGGFGIRNLAEMLAMVYFGGLNSIVGSIVGAVSINVLSEALRPLELFKWIIIPLILILIMIFRPHGLISFTELNVRKLMRPGGISGKD
- the rimK gene encoding 30S ribosomal protein S6--L-glutamate ligase — its product is MASLDQAKTIIGCEEWCAFPELMIPALKARIDSGAKTSSIHAFNIQPFKRHGQSWVSFEVHPIQNNRRIVIRCERPVVDRRSVKSSSGLAETRYVIAATMKLGEEVWEIELTLANRDSMGYRMLLGREAMGKRLIIDPSQRFCLGRISPKRVLALYEKAEPKKSGLKIALVASNIDLYSNQRILEAGEERGHEMEFLDIKQCYMKLDAKEPEVHYRGGKSLNDLDAVVTRIKPSMTFYGCALARQFESMQVYTVNSSDSIAQSRDKLFSLQLMLKSGVDIPTTGFANSPMDTKDLIEMVGGAPLIVKLLEGTQGRGVVLAETRKAAESVINAFKALRANLLVQEFIKEAGGKDLRCFVIDGKVVASIQRTAAPGEFRANLHQGGSANVVKITPAERKLAVTAAKVLGLTFAGVDIIRSENGPLLLEVNSSPGLEGIETATGKDVAGMMIASIEKKLGWKRELATATAATPPAPPPTDEALP
- a CDS encoding PP2C family protein-serine/threonine phosphatase — translated: MKKKCTISTKVFWLAVTITVISTAVHGFIAYHEQHKEFINGVHEKLSTAAWALPSMLPVDAIHDKIKGPDSISPEEHLKYLTTLSKYTKKIKIAYLYTYIKFDDAFRVATTNATPTELKNGEETAFFTKYQKVPKEMQDAWKTQTIQYGEYGDEWGHFLSIFVPMQTKSGTPYIIGADVSLDFVSGKLAQALLFHTGIGLCFIFIILLLCWSVVHKYISPIGKLAAFTKELASTDFQLSEEKREELTFIKEQYTDEVGQLAEAFLEMQGKLTEYIHNLQETTAAKERIESELRIANSIQMSFLNKQFPPFPERHEFDLYAILVPAREVGGDLYDFCLLDEDHLLFYIGDVAGKGVPAALFMAVTMTLMHDTAKTDYTSVADPADILKKVNISLCRKNESLLFVTLTCFILNLKTGMLTYSNAGHNPPVVLRNDGSTEWMELPKGLVLGIMPEATFSSKTFQLHPGDKIVLETDGVTEAMSPEETLYSSERFIETISVQHGRTAEEISKAIMRSVTEHANGAPPSDDLTIMSLEYRGGLL
- a CDS encoding tetratricopeptide repeat protein, whose protein sequence is MQRINNMLAWIKENKEWLFSGVAVAVIGAGISLFWPEGNDSGHPPPDSSVQQTHSGSGDNVGRDKNVSNDNSIHQTHSGTGDIVGRDKIINPNLSGSEDYKQLVQELKDAEEMLAVLPQDKIELRLKQAAKVKKLKKDLEDFKEDVFRLHEMFTRIPIDNERLRRAKAHFDKGEFREADAVLKAGEIQQDVERLKLEEQAAADRLAAVREDLAGRANEFLLKARLSLLNPLAEGEDRVRRTEHWFEQALATARTADVLVGYADFLQKQNVFSRAEPLLQEALLLYRSKAEADPKVFRPKVADTLNNLAVLHKEIQEYNLALQEYEEALKINRSFAQTEPEIFLPDVAMNLNNIANLHKETKFFDSAMKEYDEALKVYRNLAKAKPEVFLVFVAVTLDNFAWLHCATKSFDLAMNEYEEALMLYRTLAKDNPKDFLPDVIQVLIDLTIFHLYFVPDQAKSVDYAQEARDILIPLCKKAPHLQGYLDIAERVLERNKAKPTP
- a CDS encoding catalase family protein → MQQELRPDFSLPGEKEIFKDMIKLTINMMEESQDGCPLRVQHAKAAACLTASFEIASNIPADLRHGVFSQPDKVFEAIVRFSTAQGTIEPDTDPTARGLAIKLLDVAGDRAMENDTDRSQDFLFVDHPVFPFPTPKEYKEIIKCKSFPLIGDFFALAHLLIFDPDQLKIIQEIRKKTVANPLQITYWSGSPYWLGNAASTSGQAVKYSVIPSALPAPGTAPAHLDKLPDDYLREAIAEQLAQEEVLFDFTVQRQSDPEQMPIEDTSVPWDEQQSVPVKLATLRIKKQKVSKDSALERHCEAMSFNPWHALKEHRPLGGINRLRKAVYEASFTERTRRASA
- a CDS encoding ATP-binding protein, which codes for MNKKFNTTGPCLQERHYMLPPEQRLAEVRDLIDDHAFFVIHAPRQTGKTTLLRNLSRQLTEEGRYAAMTISLESLTLPDVDKMVPQLLDKLEYDARFQLPTELAPPSSDTFTSQASVSLRKYLSVWSSNIDRSLVLFFDEIDSLPGAVLLSLLRQLRDGYCSRPAPFPQSIALVGLKDVRDYKISLRQDAESLGTASPFNIKARSLTMRNFNQEEVHALLAQHTQATGQAFTPEAATEIFRLTQGQPWLTNALAAQLVTDYDALVKDRSCPVTKEIVGKAREILIERRDTHLDSLTDKLREKRVRAVIEPIMVGKAEFDQAFNDDFVYAKNLGLVSDARGRLEIANPIYQEIIPRVLTYPVQMAIPDEPAWFVAEDGTLDIMKLIKGFIRFWQRNGEVLLRGMPYHEAAPHLVFMAYLQRVINSGGSIEREFAIGTGRADLVIDFKGRQDIIELKLLRGSYTRPEGVEQVARYATRLYRDRGYLIIFDPTAERPWEERGRVETELCDGVTVIVLEA